ACAAGATGCTAAAAGTCCATTCAAAAAAGGAATATCAAAGTGCTCTGAAAGACTGAGCATGCCAATTCACAGTATTTTAGCTACTCTTGTGGGAGCTTTTACACATAATCGTGATTTAGTAGCTGAACTCAATGGGAACCTACATTCGCCAAATGTACCTTCAAAAAGGAAGAAGTCTCGGAAGTCTGGAAAGAATGGGAGCAATGGCATTAAAAGTGATAAAGACACCTCATCTGGTGCTGGACTTAAATATGCAGACGTGGATGCTGATAATAAACTGTTGAACTTTCTTCAACCAAGTATATGTACCAAAGGTGGACGCTCTATTGGTAAATTGTTTGTCTCCAGTTCAGAGATTGCTAAAGGGAGCAACGGTACGGTTGTATTTGAAGGAATTTATGAAGGCCGTGCAGTTGCTGTGAAAAGACTTGTCAGGGCACACCATGATATTGCCTTCAAAGAGATACAGAATCTTATTGCATCTGATCGACATCCAAATATCGTTCGGTGGTATGGTGTGGAACAAGACCAAGATTTTGTTTATCTTGCATTGGAACGCTGCATTTGCAGCTTGAGTGACCTTATTCAGATTTATGCTGACACTTCAGAAAATGCTTGTCCTAACCAGAACTTGGATGGAGAATCTATGAAGCATAGACTTTATTTGGACAATTTGAAGGGTATTATTCTGGATACTGacctaatgaatgaaaatggttgTCCTTCACCCCTGTTGCTCAAATTGATGAGGTTTGTTGAGTTATTTTATATCAGCTTTGTGCCTCTTATCATTGTTTCATGGTATATGAGGGTATTTTGCAATCCATTAGATGATGATTTGAAAAAGGCTGAGCTCACTTCGGAAGAAAGCCCCCCGCCCCCCCTTTATTTCTTGCCTGTTTAATTCTAAAAGATCATATAGTTTGGCTTTTGTTCCTATGCTATACCAGACATCAGGTCTCTAGAGGTCCTTTATTTAAGTAAAGAACTCATCGAAATTCActttgttgaatttttgtttgTCCCGCCCGCGGATAGATCTGGGAAGTTAGACAAGAAAATTCCATCACATTCTTCTGACTCATAATTTCTTGTGACAATGGCTTTACAATTGGCCTTTTCAGTGCTTTTGTCTTCATAACTTTTAGGGCTTGGTGCTTTTTCATCCATGCTGTCTCATCtgttttcttttatgattttgcTTTGCTAACTTTATGAATGGTCTGATAAAATAGGTCACCTGCTAGCCTATCCCATCTGCAGTGGGAAAGAAGGGACCTCTACAAATGCTCCTTCCTTTACCAATCCTTAAAAATTTTCTGCATCTTGCATTTCCCGACTGTCATCTTCTGCTTGGTTGATATGCGCTTATAAGATATATATTGCTGTTTCCGTGCATATAAATTGTAATATGTGCCCTGGTAGTGGATGTTAAACATAACTTTTATCTGGAAAaccattttccatttttatcttttgattaTAATGTTCTGAATTCCAATTTGTCTGGGTATGCACATGTTTTGGTGTTCTGATTTTCTTTTCTGGAGGACAGGGATGTGGTTTCTGGTCTTGTGCATCTTCATGATCTGGGAATCATTCATCGAGACCTGAAGCCCCAAAATGTTCTGATAACTAAGGAAAAATTCTTATGTGCTAAGCTTTCTGATATGGGAATCAGCAAGCGCCTCATTGGAGATATGTCTTCATTGGGTCATCGCCCAACAGGCAAGTAATTGTTAAGTATGTAGCTAAAAAATTAGCTGCTAGTGAAGTTATCTTCAGTTCCACCACCATTAAGTATGCTCCTTTATCTAGTAATTTGCATGACACATTGAGCATCTCTACAGTGTCGTCCTTGCTGCATTCAGGAGAAGATTGTTTGATTGACAGCTGACTTCAATTTTCAGTTTCTCACACCAGATTCTTCTTTTAGTGGCCTTagcttttaatattttctttcagaGTTTGCCATAGCATGATGTCTTTAACTTTTTAACGCATATTTCTCCCTGTTCTTACTTGGCAATATTTTTTTGCAGGTTATGGAAGTTCTGGATGGCAAGCTCCTGAACAACTTCTTCATGGACGTCAAACACGTGCTATTGATATGTTCAGTCTGGGGTCTGTTCTGTTTTTCTGCATGACTGGTGGTCGTCATCCCTTTGGAAGTCCTCTTGAGCGTGACATTAACATTACAAAGAATAAAGTGGATCTTTTCTTGTCGGAACACATCCCCGAAGCTGTGGATCTCTTTTCTCGTTTGTTAGATCCCATTGCTGAACTGAGGTAAGAAGTGCACATGTTTtctataatgaaaattttattacatCCCTCACATACCAATAACTATTGACAAATTTAGAGTTCTTTATTGACCATGACATCGTTGTAGCTAGTTATGGCTGGAACTTCTCTTTGAATTGCAATACTGTTTTCATACTCTAAAAATGTTTGTGAAGATGACTATACCCTTTTTATCTCCCTTTAAAATTAAAGCTCCTGCATGGTGATTTTCAAAGTTCaaagaatatttttagtttattcagTGAAGAAGGTAGGCATGATGATTATGACTATTAGTATGTGTACAATCAAGTTTAAGCTCAACTAAAGTTTCAGCTCTATTTAGTTTAGTAATGTGCTTGATAAGTTTCAGACCCATTCAACGTTTTAAGTGGGCTGTGCAGTTATTTCTTCACTGCTGTTCAGGAATGCAGGAAACATCTCTGTATCAGTATTacctattttatttctttagatCTTAAAAAATGACTACATATAAAAAGATTCTTAGAAAATCCAGTACTAGCTAGGGGCTAGAGTCAGAGTCGTAATTTTGCATACTTGAGGTGCAAGGCTTGATCCTCACAATAGACCCATAGGCATCCCTTTCCCCACCCTGACCACCATTATCCctgtcaaaaaataataatttttgaaaaaaaaggaaagaaaaaacagaCAATgcaagagaaataaagaaaattagagGTTTTTGCTTCATGAATTGGTAGCTATCTTAGCGCATTGAGGTGTAGCTGTATTTTCAATTAACATAACATTAACATTGTAATGGGAAAACTCCTAAACCGTTCTCTTGGATAAAGTGCATGTCCTGCTAGTCTATGTACACTGTACCTGCCTATTGCTAAATcctctttttttccctttaaactCTGTCAAAGACCAAAGGCAGTGAAGGTGCTTGCTCATCCTTTCTTTTGGACTGCTGAGATGCGACTGTCATTTTTTCGTGATTCAAGCGACAGGGTGGAACTTGAAGATAGGGAGACTTCTTCTGATCTTCTGAAAGCATTAGAAGGTACAGCGCCTGTGGCTTTGGGTGGAAAATGGGATGAGAAGATGGAACCtcctttcatcaaaaatattggCCATTACAGGCGATATAGATTTGACAGTATTCGTGATTTGCTGCGTGTGATGCGGAACAAGCTAAATCATTATAGAGAGCTTCCCACCGAAATTCAGGTTAGTTTTGATCAATTTATATAGTACTTTACTACTTAATACGTATTGTTATTCAACAAATTGGTGCACTTAACATTTGGTCAAGACTTCCTTTGAGGAATTAGCTTTTGTGTGGGAACATCTCGAAGAAGCAGTGTGCTGCTAGGTGGAAATATTATCGATGATTTCAGATTGTATTTGCTGACTTCCGGTGTATCTTCACTTCATTTCAGGAAATTCTAGGAACCGTTCCAGAAGGATTTGACGGCTATTTTAGGAGGCGGTTTCCGCGACTACTAATTGAAGTGTATAAAGTGATGTCAGAATACTGTAAAGATGAAGCCTGTTTTCAGAAGTACTTCACAAGCAGTGTACTTTAGGCTCCTCCAGATAGTAGCTGAATCTTGTTCCATTCTTACATTACATGTATGATGTAACATGATTGTAAATTGTAATATACACCATGTAAATATGCCTGTGCCGGGGAGGTACCAGAAAGCTGTCCGAATACACCACTGTtgttggaaagaaaaataatgtaaatatgAAACCAAATGTGTAATCTTATTGAAGTATGTTTACCAacatttctctctttttattttaaatgctCAAATATGTTCCTTATTCGAGCTGAAAGGGTTTGTAGTAAGCATACATATGGATTAGCAGGATATTCTAGTGCtagagaattttatttttattcaaaaataggCTTAAATGGAAAGGCAGAAACAGTTGCAGATTCATATATCCGACTCCAGTTAGTTCGAGATTGAGTTATAGTAATAGTTGTTGAAAGGTTCTTCGATTATTTGACATAATATGTCAATTGGCATCAGAACTTTGTAAAATTTGATACAGTTACAGCATCGTCTACACAAATACGCAGTCAAGCTTAATACTTACATTTGAGGAAGAGTAGTAGATTTTTGTTTATGAACTATACAGATTCTCCAAAACTTACAACCCTGTTCGAGTATATCTCAGAACGGTCAGTTCTTGAACCATTTACTGATGCATCTTGATCAATACTTCTTACTGAAGTCACCTCTAGTTGCCTTCGTTTGGATCGAGACCTCACTGACTCTTCCTTTTCATCAGCAAAAGAAAGGAATGTCTGCAGTCGTCCTGATCGTGAACTTTCACTAGCTACCTCAGAATTGGGATAGTATTGGCAATATTGACATGCTAGCATCACAAAATAAATGAGCAGAGCCAGAAAACATGCCAACCCACATAGAAAGAATAGACCTGAGAAGCTTTTCAGCTGAAGCCTGTCCACTTCAAGCTTTGTATTCTGTGAAGTGCAAGCTATTCCAGAAAGCCATTTATCATGGATCCTTTGAAGTTCTCCATTCTCTGATAGTTTCAAAATTGCTGTTGACATGTCTACTGCTAGAGGAGAATCCCTAGGGAAAGCCTAGGagggaaaaaaatagaaaacaaatcaAGTACTAGTCATAAAACAGCAAAGTCAGGAAAGGGCATTATTCTCAAAACATCGACAGGTCTGGCTTAAATCCTTCAAAACAGAAGGTCTTATATTGATTAGTTTGATGGCATGGGATGAAAGGAAAGTTAGTTATAAACATAGCCAAACCAAATACACCAACTTAGtacttttattctttacttTAAACGCTCTCATCAATCGACCCCCTATGTTTTGAAGGTACCATAAAGCAAATTTTGTGTGAAGCAAGCACCATGTTATATCGAGAGTGTTAATGATCTCCCAAATTTTCAGGTTTCCTTCCATATATCGAGCTAACAGTAGTATGATTCACCTTCAGAAGACATGTTTCAAGCAGGATTATTCCGTATAACTAAGGAACAACGGAGAAAACCATGCATcagtaaaaaaattgaactttctTGGCATATTTGCATGTATTAGATGTAAATACTTCTCATGCGTAATCAATTTCTTGGCATATTTGCATGTTCGTCAATTCATCACGGTATGAGACAACATCAACAAAAGCAGATTCACATGTATAAGAAAGGTGAAGTTGACAAGGACATGTAAAAGCAAAAGGTGAAGTGACCGAGAGCTACTTACAAACCCCCATCCATTTTTTGTGAATTCTTGACCCAGAATACTGAATTGGCAACGCGATGAGAGGAAAAGCTCCATATAAGCACGCTCATCTACCACTGCTGCAACACCACCACGGCTAGGACCATCTTTTAAAGCTTTAGCATAATCTTCAGGGAGGTTAAGTGGAACAAGTCTAGATTCATCAATGCGAAGTTCTTGAATCAGATAGTTACGGGCAAATGAACCCCACTGATAACCAATGGGTTCCTTTGTATTTACTAAACTTTCAATTCCGGTAATTGGGGAAGAAAGTTTCTGCACTGTAAGAATTGAGGTGAGACTGGCAGTATAGCTTGAGTTTATTATCAAAACCACAAATAGCCATATAAGAAGGACAATACGGCCAAAGGTGCTGACAGTGTTTTCTCCTGCATacaaaagtgtttttttttttgttatagaaGCTCATTCAAATGTTAGTACAGAAGTAACTCAACCAGCATAGGTTACTTACTCTGGGCAGTAAAGAGAGTTGAAAAGCTGAACCTGCAAAAGAGTTTTACATAGGAAAGGGTCAAGAGTTTAATATTCTACAAAGTGAATTTGGCAAGTGGAAACTAGAAGGTGTGGGAGAAAGTCAAGAAAGAGCGAACAATATATGACATACTCTTTCATCAGGTAAATATATGCTAATTTAGTATTTATGTTTTGCCAACTCACCATAAAACAGTGACAATCTGTTTACTCGGAGGTCCACGAAAATCATCATTCAATCTGTGTTCCAAAATCCAAATTACAGTGCccacaattaagaaaaaaacaccAGTGACACACCACATCTTAGGAGTAAATGGACTGAGAAAAGCCCAAGCATTAGAATTCTGCTCCTTAACTGGTGCCACTACAACTAACCCAGATTCAATGTATGGTTGAGTGAAATCAACCATTTTTGTTCGATTAGTTGTAATCGCTATGTCACCTATGGCTGCATCATAAACCTGAAATAAAAGATCAAGTGGATACAGTTAGAAAGCACATTGTTCAAATGGCAGTACAATAGAACCTTGGTAGTCTTATACTCACTCCTGCTGTGATTAGGCGTATTAGCTCTGTATCATCTGGATTGTTATGACCATCCCCAAAGGCAACTAGCTTGTAAGGGACAGCATAAGGCAATAAGTCTATGGCAGTAGTGAAGACCTCAATACAGTATCCTCTGAATGAGTCAATGCCTGGTACCTTTCCAACAAATTCACGAAAGCTAGCTCGGTTAGGAACTCCAATTTTCAGTTGTCTCCCATTGTTTGGAAAAACCCATCCACGGGGTTTTTCCGTTATTTGTCCAGGCCAGATTATACTGTGTAGCTGTTGATTCGAAGAGGAACAATTTGGCGGCTTAGAGTACAGTGTTTCAGGAGGCACAATTGATAAACCAGAGTATTCAGACCAATAACCAACTTTCCTAAAACCTGTACCAACCACATTAATGACTTCAAAAGTAGGGCGGAAGAGTTCCTTTTCAGAAGTGAAACTAAAAGGTCCTGTTACACCTGTCATATTAACCTTAAAAATGTTGTCTCGCAATAACTTCCCTCCATCAAAGATGCTCATAGAATCAAGATTCATACTTCCACTATTCAGTTCAGTTAGCCTTGGATCCTTAGAAAATGAAACTTTTCCACCCTGGTTAAAGAATTCATTGATGGCACGAGCAAGCAACCACACAGTGTCATAAGCATAGAGTGCATAAGTGGACATCCTTGAAGATCCAGTAAGTCCTGCCTTCCTTGTCAAATTGCTCCACCGTGATACAAACTTCTGTTTCAATTCTGAACCTGGAGTGTGTATACGCAAGGTAATAGCCCCTTCAAGGTTCTCTTTTTCATCCGAAGAAAGGGGACTACCAGCGTCAAGGATAGTTGAGAGCCAATTTGTAGCAATCCACACATATCCTTTATCTATCATCCCCAAATACCGTGCCATAGAGAATATCTCCAGACCCTTTGTAGGATAAGTATGAACAACCATTATTCGTGACTCTCTCAAAGCAACCTGAACCAAAGCATCCCGGGCATCATCCAATGTTGCTCCAGGTTTCATTGCTGCTTTGTAAGAGATCGAACATCGCCTCTTGGCCAGCTGATCTGCTAATGCAGCTATACCATTTCTTCcaaaatcatcatcaatatatatagCAATCACCTCCCTCCATTCATAGTACTCAACCATTTCAGCTATAGCTTCCATCTGAAACTTATCACTTGGTGAAGTTCTAACAAAAAACGGGTACTGAAGCGAAGAAAGAGAGGGATCTGTGGCTGCAAATGATAATAGAGGGACCTGCAGCTCATTCGCAATGTTTGATACCACATGAGCTATAACAGAAGATTGGGGGCCAACAATTGCCATAGTATCCGTCTCCATGAAACGGATAGCTGTTATAAAAACCAAACAATTTACAAAAAACTCAAAGCGCAATAACAGAATTATTGGAACACTGAAAATGCTATCCACAAAAGCAACAAAATTACAGATATTTGCAAAGGGCTAGCTTACCCTCAACTATTCCAAGAAATCCACTGGCATTACTGTCCAATGTTATCATATTCAGTTTAGTTCCTCCAAGAACATCTGGATTGGAATTTATATCCTCAACGGCAGCTTCCGCAGCAACTTTAGTAACTTTCCCAACAAGTGTATTGAAAGACACCATACACCCAATGTTCACAACTTTAGGCCTTGCAGAAAGAGTTGAATTAACCCCCTCTGAAGAACACCCATTGTAGAGAACTACTAAAATTAGTGTCCAAAATAGTCTCATAGTGAACTTGGGTACAAAAATGTGCAATCTTGACACTGCTAGGCAGAGATAGGAAAGATTTACATCAACAGAAATTAAGTGTACATAGTAAGCAGTAACATCAAGAATTCAAAACACATAATGGTTCAGTCAAAGCATATTAAAAagggggaaaagggaagaaagggGTAGCCTCAATTTCACACTAGAAAGACATGAACAGTAATTTTCCCACCTAGAGTGTGAAATGGGCCATATTTCATAAGGAGATAATGGAGCAGACAAAAAGAATATTGAAACTCTGAAAAGAACAGAACAAAATCTTGAGAAAATATGGATTGAGTATTGGATAGGGACAAGAAATTTACTTACAGAACATTAAACCGCCATAACAAAAGGGGGAAAATAAAGAACAAGAAGCAGaaggaaaagggaaaaaaagctGTAGTTTTCTTTAGTGGGGTATCTGCTTCTGCTCTTCCCCACTAATAAAGCATAAAGGGCAAAGCAAATAAGTGCAACTACTGAAATCTTGAGGTTTCagcaagaaaaaaatatgaacttttCTACTTTTATGAAACTAATAACTACTATTCCGATAATCATTAACCGAACTACTCAATTTTCTCACCTAGTTCATGTATGGCTTACAAAATTCTGAATTTGGTATTTTTGGTTTGAAGTTTGAACTAAAAGATGATTAAACAGTGAACACACTCAGGTACCATTGCCAAGAAAATAGGACAAAAAAGTGTGTTAAATATATAACacaaacaataacaaatatTGCACTGATAGGTATTTCTTCATTCATAGTTTCTAAATTCGAATATTTTTGGTTCAGAATTATCATAACACACTTTATCTTATAAtataaaatcttttaatttttaatacgAATCAAATATAATCATATTACAATATGAATTCGAAAGACGATATGAGGAAAAAAAAACGCATGAAAAATGTGCATGGCTTGTGTACTAAAGAATATGTGTAATTGTAGATTAAGGTATAAAATATTCACTTTCTTCCAACTtccaatattattattattatataatttggACTAGCCAACTAACCTATGCCACATTGTTAGAAACATCCTTAATGACTCACCATCCTTAttgaattttaattcttttatcgAAAATTTGTTGAGTTATTCtggaatttcaaaaataaaaacacattttgTTATAAGCTTGTTTATTGACTTttgaataattctttttattattgtaattatcTTTATTTGACGCATGACATAATTAATATCGTAATTGTATAATCATTCCCAAACTACTTACTATACTATAGTCGGGAACTTAGTAATGTGGATCCTCGTATCATGGGGCATAACCTCCACACTTTTGATCGAGTATGATGAAATAAGATATCCATCGAgacaatattaatatatatttttatgtaatattgtTTGCTTAAAATACTTTTCACAATCCATCTTCTAACTTGTTATTTTCAACAAATCAATATCTAACAATAATTAGaatatttataaacaaaaaagttagtaaagaaaaatgaacaatTGTCATAGACTTATGTGGCTAATAAGGTCAACACCTGAGGTCCCCATGCATTGGTTAATGGCCCGATTTGGAGTATCCTGTGTATAcatcaaatcatataaatttgaaaataaaatatatagtaattaattattattaagtaattaaattctataaaacataaattacatatttattaatttgatataaatattcataCGATTTTAAATGAACAAGCCTTTCGTTTTATCAGTCTTTATATTTGGACAGTCTGAATATATCCAacacaattttttattaaattttctttgtgGTCATCGTGCCCACTACTACCCTATTTGTTCAGAGTGGGGtttaacattattatttttgtccTTATGTATTTGATGTCAtgttgattttaatattttaagtgattatataattaatgactataagtttaaaaattattttttattaataaatattattaaaataataaatattaatcgagttataatcaaataaatcaattGCTTTTCACATGCAAGGAAATTTTTGAATgggagtaaaaaaaaaaactatttaaaaagcttttaattttaataaataaataaacaagcaATTGTCATATCTACATCAAAGTATCATTCTTCTGGGAAAAAGGTCAAAAGTGTACTACTACCTACTCCatttgagattttattttttttaattaggttgatattcaaaataaagtttgactagtttgaatttttgttgaacaatttaattgatttgagttcgtattgaataaaattttatttttgaagtaacattttctattaaatatttttttatatttaaaatttaaatttgaaaattttttatttaaggaaaGTTATAGCTTTTTAATATTTTCGACTTGCATTTCTTTAGCCACTAATCTTGACCTCATACCCATTTTAaaagctttttaaaattttacatcagCAATAAAATAGTTTTGAATAAACTTTCCATAAAGAATTGTATTCGATATTAAGTTGAATTCATAAAAGATTAACTagtgtattaatttaatatcaaaCATGCTATTTATGTTAAATTAGTTGAAAAAATACATAACATGTGCCATTTATATAcaacttaattaaaaataattactatatttatattttaattgattatttaactatcattacttaacagaaattaTAGAAGAAGATCTTTTTATGCAATTTGTAAAATGATTAAGAGAAGAAATATATACacagagcctgtttggctcagcttaaaagctggtcaaactgacttaaaagctggtttttgacttatttaggtGTTTGACaatacttaaaataacttattttaagttaaaaaaaaaacttattttaagcccaaagttaaaagctggggtaggggtgcttttttttccagcttataagctgttttaagttgaccacatttttacctttttgcccttaatatttttatacaatctccaaattacccacataaccctaacatctctttcttctatttttcccttttcacgtgtggatgatagacaattactattactaatgaatgaaaataaaataaatgttaaatctttcaagtgatctattcaaattatatattattaaaatgtaaaataagttgcacatataacttaaataaaaatttatatttctcttataaataatttgtgataataaaaaaatatgtgaatgatagacaattattattacctatggatgaaactaaaataaaatcttaaatcgttctttaatctattcaaattatatatctttaaaatctataataagtttatattcctcttataaataatttgtgatgagaaagaaatatgtgaataatagcaaaatataattatttatgactgtaaaatataaattaattaacttttattatattaacaacttttaagggtatttcagacattttgatttaaaaagctgtttatcagcacttatttgccaaacacatcaacaactttttttttaacttcagcacttttatccaagtttcagcactttcaaaattactttttaaaactgcttttattaagcccatccagaCGGGCCCACAATGTTCTGAATTTCT
This window of the Solanum pennellii chromosome 2, SPENNV200 genome carries:
- the LOC107010278 gene encoding serine/threonine-protein kinase/endoribonuclease IRE1a isoform X1, which gives rise to MRRYWVIPAGILLLFFSLTVLASELFGLPSGSIEGISDGVTLAPARRNLLSELKKPETALFAELDGTVSLREQNSLNTMKPPLWSFRSGSSIYSSYQAPVNYNNSKEASSDIGSGYFIDCGRGDDWELYAHNRLGKLKLMKSIDEYISSTPQIAEDGGIVLGSKRTTAFLIDAKTGRLIYTYSMPSSPATQDNDTAFHHNGTIEEKSLPSYTLYITRTDYALTSFIPNSDKVLWNMTVAEIGAAALCKVDDAFSGDIMESDKSESDVHFNMPLPCQSRALIYRRRGHDNKMLPEADSHGMLPIPTSQPNVDNAATPVPDKNVNTFHLKDIIKKTMLVILTVFIIFFTKNIMLQDAKSPFKKGISKCSERLSMPIHSILATLVGAFTHNRDLVAELNGNLHSPNVPSKRKKSRKSGKNGSNGIKSDKDTSSGAGLKYADVDADNKLLNFLQPSICTKGGRSIGKLFVSSSEIAKGSNGTVVFEGIYEGRAVAVKRLVRAHHDIAFKEIQNLIASDRHPNIVRWYGVEQDQDFVYLALERCICSLSDLIQIYADTSENACPNQNLDGESMKHRLYLDNLKGIILDTDLMNENGCPSPLLLKLMRDVVSGLVHLHDLGIIHRDLKPQNVLITKEKFLCAKLSDMGISKRLIGDMSSLGHRPTGYGSSGWQAPEQLLHGRQTRAIDMFSLGSVLFFCMTGGRHPFGSPLERDINITKNKVDLFLSEHIPEAVDLFSRLLDPIAELRPKAVKVLAHPFFWTAEMRLSFFRDSSDRVELEDRETSSDLLKALEGTAPVALGGKWDEKMEPPFIKNIGHYRRYRFDSIRDLLRVMRNKLNHYRELPTEIQEILGTVPEGFDGYFRRRFPRLLIEVYKVMSEYCKDEACFQKYFTSSVL
- the LOC107010278 gene encoding serine/threonine-protein kinase/endoribonuclease IRE1a isoform X2 encodes the protein MRRYWVIPAGILLLFFSLTVLASELFGLPSGSIEGISDGVTLAPARRNLLSELKKPETALFAELDGTVSLREQNSLNTMKPPLWSFRSGSSIYSSYQAPVNYNNSKEASSDIGSGYFIDCGRGDDWELYAHNRLGKLKLMKSIDEYISSTPQIAEDGGIVLGSKRTTAFLIDAKTGRLIYTYSMPSSPATQDNDTAFHHNGTIEEKSLPSYTLYITRTDYALTSFIPNSDKVLWNMTVAEIGAAALCKVDDAFSGDIMESDKSESDVHFNMPLPCQSRALIYRRRGHDNKMLPEADSHGMLPIPTSQPNVDNAATPVPDKNVNTFHLKDIIKKTMLVILTVFIIFFTKNIMLQDAKSPFKKGISKCSERLSMPIHSILATLVGAFTHNRDLVAELNGNLHSPNVPSKRKKSRKSGKNGSNGIKSDKDTSSGAGLKYADVDADNKLLNFLQPSICTKGGRSIGKLFVSSSEIAKGSNGTVVFEGIYEGRAVAVKRLVRAHHDIAFKEIQNLIASDRHPNIVRWYGVEQDQDFVYLALERCICSLSDLIQIYADTSENACPNQNLDGESMKHRLYLDNLKGIILDTDLMNENGCPSPLLLKLMRDVVSGLVHLHDLGIIHRDLKPQNVLITKEKFLCAKLSDMGISKRLIGDMSSLGHRPTGYGSSGWQAPEQLLHGRQTRAIDMFSLGSVLFFCMTGGRHPFGSPLERDINITKNKVDLFLSEHIPEAVDLFSRLLDPIAELSDRVELEDRETSSDLLKALEGTAPVALGGKWDEKMEPPFIKNIGHYRRYRFDSIRDLLRVMRNKLNHYRELPTEIQEILGTVPEGFDGYFRRRFPRLLIEVYKVMSEYCKDEACFQKYFTSSVL
- the LOC107010278 gene encoding serine/threonine-protein kinase/endoribonuclease IRE1a isoform X3, whose protein sequence is MKPPLWSFRSGSSIYSSYQAPVNYNNSKEASSDIGSGYFIDCGRGDDWELYAHNRLGKLKLMKSIDEYISSTPQIAEDGGIVLGSKRTTAFLIDAKTGRLIYTYSMPSSPATQDNDTAFHHNGTIEEKSLPSYTLYITRTDYALTSFIPNSDKVLWNMTVAEIGAAALCKVDDAFSGDIMESDKSESDVHFNMPLPCQSRALIYRRRGHDNKMLPEADSHGMLPIPTSQPNVDNAATPVPDKNVNTFHLKDIIKKTMLVILTVFIIFFTKNIMLQDAKSPFKKGISKCSERLSMPIHSILATLVGAFTHNRDLVAELNGNLHSPNVPSKRKKSRKSGKNGSNGIKSDKDTSSGAGLKYADVDADNKLLNFLQPSICTKGGRSIGKLFVSSSEIAKGSNGTVVFEGIYEGRAVAVKRLVRAHHDIAFKEIQNLIASDRHPNIVRWYGVEQDQDFVYLALERCICSLSDLIQIYADTSENACPNQNLDGESMKHRLYLDNLKGIILDTDLMNENGCPSPLLLKLMRDVVSGLVHLHDLGIIHRDLKPQNVLITKEKFLCAKLSDMGISKRLIGDMSSLGHRPTGYGSSGWQAPEQLLHGRQTRAIDMFSLGSVLFFCMTGGRHPFGSPLERDINITKNKVDLFLSEHIPEAVDLFSRLLDPIAELRPKAVKVLAHPFFWTAEMRLSFFRDSSDRVELEDRETSSDLLKALEGTAPVALGGKWDEKMEPPFIKNIGHYRRYRFDSIRDLLRVMRNKLNHYRELPTEIQEILGTVPEGFDGYFRRRFPRLLIEVYKVMSEYCKDEACFQKYFTSSVL